Proteins encoded by one window of Streptomyces clavuligerus:
- the nuoN gene encoding NADH-quinone oxidoreductase subunit NuoN, protein MSPVAVHTLWTTAAGPVDKIPAPDIEYAQLAPVLIVVGAAIVGLLLEAFLPRRARYPAQFVLTFFALAAAFVSVVALARSGYGTSKVNIAAMGAIAIDGPTLFLQGTILLASILAVFTFAERGLDPHAEGKPVDSFVAQAAAVPGSDSEKAAVKAGFTTTEVYPLALFAIAGLLVFPAANDLLTLFIALEVLSLPLYLLCALARRKRLLSQEAAVKYFLLGAFSSAFLLFGVALLYGYAGSVSYARIADVVDGSVRTIDPALADTMGNDVLLLIGTALILMGLLFKVGAVPFHMWTPDVYQGAPTPITGFMAAATKVAAFGALLRLLYVVLPGLRWDWRPVMWGVAIITMLGGAIVAITQTDIKRMLAYSSIAHAGFILVGVVAVNEDGVSSVLFYLAAYSFVTIGAFAVVTLVRDAGGEATHLSQWAGLGRRSPVVAAVFAVFLLAFAGIPLTAGFSGKFAVFKAAAEGGAEPLVVVGVIASAIAAFFYIRVIVLMFFSEPKPDGPTVAVPSGMTTAAITTGVVVTLILGIAPQYFLDLAGQAGVFVR, encoded by the coding sequence GTGAGCCCTGTAGCTGTCCACACCCTGTGGACGACGGCGGCCGGGCCCGTCGACAAGATCCCCGCCCCGGACATCGAGTACGCCCAGCTCGCGCCGGTCCTCATCGTCGTCGGCGCGGCGATCGTCGGGCTGCTGCTCGAAGCCTTCCTGCCGCGCAGGGCACGCTATCCCGCCCAGTTCGTCCTGACGTTCTTCGCGCTCGCCGCCGCGTTCGTCTCCGTCGTCGCCCTCGCCCGGTCCGGCTACGGCACCTCCAAGGTGAACATCGCGGCGATGGGCGCCATCGCGATCGACGGGCCGACGCTCTTCCTCCAGGGCACGATCCTGCTGGCGTCGATCCTGGCCGTGTTCACCTTCGCCGAGCGGGGGCTCGACCCCCACGCGGAGGGGAAACCGGTGGACTCCTTCGTCGCCCAGGCGGCGGCGGTGCCCGGCAGCGACAGCGAGAAGGCCGCCGTGAAGGCGGGGTTCACCACCACCGAGGTCTATCCGCTGGCGCTGTTCGCCATCGCCGGGCTGCTGGTCTTCCCCGCCGCGAACGACCTGCTGACGCTCTTCATCGCGCTGGAGGTCCTCTCCCTGCCGCTGTATCTGCTCTGCGCGCTCGCCCGCCGCAAGCGGCTCCTGTCGCAGGAGGCGGCCGTGAAGTACTTCCTGCTCGGCGCCTTCTCCTCCGCCTTCCTCCTCTTCGGGGTGGCGCTGCTGTACGGCTACGCGGGCTCTGTCTCGTACGCGCGGATCGCCGATGTCGTCGACGGCAGTGTGCGCACCATCGATCCGGCGCTCGCCGACACCATGGGCAATGACGTCCTGCTGCTGATCGGCACCGCGCTGATCCTCATGGGGCTGCTGTTCAAGGTGGGCGCGGTGCCGTTCCACATGTGGACCCCGGACGTCTACCAGGGCGCCCCCACGCCCATCACCGGCTTCATGGCGGCGGCGACCAAGGTGGCGGCCTTCGGCGCGCTGCTGCGGCTGCTGTACGTGGTGCTGCCGGGGCTGCGCTGGGACTGGCGGCCGGTGATGTGGGGCGTCGCCATCATCACCATGCTGGGCGGGGCGATCGTCGCCATCACCCAGACCGACATCAAGCGGATGCTGGCGTACTCCTCGATCGCGCACGCCGGGTTCATCCTGGTCGGCGTGGTCGCGGTGAACGAGGACGGGGTGTCCTCGGTCCTGTTCTATCTGGCGGCCTACTCCTTTGTGACGATCGGCGCGTTCGCGGTGGTCACCCTGGTGCGGGACGCGGGCGGCGAGGCGACCCACCTCTCCCAGTGGGCCGGGCTGGGGCGGCGCTCCCCGGTGGTGGCGGCGGTCTTCGCGGTGTTCCTGCTGGCCTTCGCCGGTATCCCGCTGACGGCCGGGTTCTCCGGGAAGTTCGCCGTCTTCAAGGCGGCGGCCGAGGGCGGGGCGGAGCCGCTGGTGGTCGTGGGTGTGATCGCGTCGGCGATCGCGGCGTTCTTCTACATCCGGGTCATCGTGCTGATGTTCTTCAGCGAGCCGAAGCCCGACGGGCCGACGGTCGCGGTGCCCTCGGGGATGACGACGGCGGCGATCACCACGGGTGTCGTCGTCACCCTGATCCTCGGCATCGCTCCGCAGTACTTCCTCGATCTGGCGGGACAGGCCGGGGTGTTCGTCCGGTAG
- the nuoH gene encoding NADH-quinone oxidoreductase subunit NuoH, with amino-acid sequence MISQVQVLAAEDLSMFGRDPWWLVLIKAVFCFAFLMVTVLFSIVWERKVVAWMQLRIGPNRHGPWGLLQSLADGVKLMLKEDVVVKRADKVVYILAPIVAAIPAFMAIAVIPFGPAGNEVSIFGQRTTMQLTDLPIAMLYVLAVASVGIYGIVLAGWSSGSTYPLLGGLRSCAQMISYEIAMGAAFASVFLYSGSMSTSAIVEAQADRWYVLLLPVSFIIYIVTMVGETNRAPFDMPESEGDLVGGFNTEYSSIKFALFMLAEYVNMVTVSAVSVTLFLGGWRAPYPISTFWEGANHGWWPMLWFVIKVQLLLFFFIWLRGTLPRVRYDQLMKLGWKVLIPVSVVWLMLVATVRALRNENYDFQQIVLYVAGAVIALLLLSFVADIFRDRRDQQEQGDREAAAPDFDPMAGGYPVPPLPGQTLPPVPRRRPRRERELIVSGGPDTVSEGSREGKEADGV; translated from the coding sequence ATGATCTCCCAGGTGCAGGTCCTCGCGGCCGAGGACCTCTCGATGTTCGGGCGCGACCCCTGGTGGCTGGTGCTGATCAAGGCGGTGTTCTGCTTCGCCTTCCTCATGGTGACGGTGCTGTTCTCGATCGTCTGGGAACGCAAGGTCGTCGCCTGGATGCAGTTGCGCATCGGCCCCAACCGGCACGGCCCCTGGGGGCTGCTCCAGTCCCTCGCCGACGGCGTCAAGCTGATGCTGAAGGAGGACGTCGTCGTCAAGCGCGCGGACAAGGTCGTCTACATCCTCGCGCCGATCGTCGCCGCCATCCCCGCGTTCATGGCGATCGCGGTCATCCCCTTCGGCCCGGCGGGCAACGAGGTCTCGATCTTCGGCCAGCGCACCACGATGCAGCTCACCGATCTGCCGATCGCGATGCTCTACGTCCTCGCGGTCGCCTCGGTCGGCATCTACGGCATCGTGCTGGCGGGCTGGTCGTCCGGCTCCACCTATCCGCTGCTCGGCGGGCTCCGCTCCTGCGCGCAGATGATCTCGTACGAGATCGCGATGGGCGCGGCCTTCGCCTCCGTCTTCCTCTACTCCGGCTCGATGTCGACCTCGGCGATCGTGGAGGCGCAGGCGGACCGCTGGTATGTGCTGCTGCTGCCGGTCTCGTTCATCATCTACATCGTCACGATGGTGGGAGAGACCAACCGGGCGCCGTTCGACATGCCGGAGTCCGAGGGCGATCTCGTCGGCGGCTTCAACACCGAGTACAGCTCGATCAAGTTCGCGCTGTTCATGCTGGCGGAGTACGTCAACATGGTCACCGTCTCCGCCGTGTCGGTCACCCTCTTCCTGGGCGGCTGGCGGGCCCCCTACCCGATCTCCACCTTCTGGGAGGGCGCCAACCACGGCTGGTGGCCGATGCTCTGGTTCGTCATCAAGGTCCAGTTGCTGCTGTTCTTCTTCATCTGGCTGCGCGGCACGCTGCCCCGGGTCCGCTACGACCAGCTCATGAAGCTCGGCTGGAAGGTGCTCATCCCGGTATCGGTGGTCTGGCTGATGCTGGTCGCGACCGTCCGGGCGCTGCGGAACGAGAACTACGACTTCCAGCAGATCGTGCTCTATGTCGCCGGAGCGGTGATCGCCCTGCTGCTGCTCTCCTTCGTCGCGGACATCTTCCGCGACCGGCGGGACCAGCAGGAGCAGGGCGACCGGGAGGCGGCGGCCCCGGACTTCGACCCGATGGCGGGCGGCTATCCCGTTCCCCCGCTGCCCGGGCAGACCCTGCCGCCGGTGCCGCGCAGGCGCCCGCGCCGTGAACGCGAGCTGATTGTCAGTGGTGGACCCGACACTGTGAGTGAGGGATCTCGCGAAGGAAAGGAGGCTGACGGTGTCTGA
- the nuoI gene encoding NADH-quinone oxidoreductase subunit NuoI — MSEESEKFQNPVAGFGVTFKAMFKRRLTEQYPEEQKVTAPRFHGRHQLNRHPDGLEKCVGCELCAWACPADAIYVEGADNTDEERYSPGERYGRVYQINYARCILCGLCIEACPTRALTMTNEFELADSSRENLIYTKEQLLAGLTEGMVDSPHALYPGMDEGDYYRGAVTGAAPGTVRQTAVSQGEKDEKDKKDESDEKAKEVDA, encoded by the coding sequence GTGTCTGAGGAATCGGAGAAGTTCCAGAACCCGGTCGCCGGCTTCGGCGTGACCTTCAAGGCCATGTTCAAGCGGCGGCTGACCGAGCAGTACCCGGAGGAGCAGAAGGTCACAGCGCCGCGCTTCCACGGCCGGCATCAGCTCAACCGGCATCCGGACGGGCTGGAGAAGTGCGTCGGCTGCGAGCTGTGCGCCTGGGCGTGCCCCGCCGACGCCATCTATGTGGAGGGCGCGGACAACACCGACGAGGAGCGCTACTCGCCGGGCGAGCGGTACGGCCGCGTCTATCAGATCAACTACGCCCGCTGCATCCTCTGCGGGCTCTGCATCGAGGCGTGCCCCACCCGGGCGCTCACGATGACCAACGAGTTCGAGCTGGCCGACAGCTCCCGCGAGAACCTGATCTATACGAAGGAGCAGCTCCTCGCCGGGCTGACGGAGGGCATGGTCGACTCCCCGCACGCCCTTTACCCCGGGATGGACGAGGGCGACTACTACCGGGGCGCCGTCACCGGGGCCGCCCCCGGGACCGTCCGTCAGACCGCCGTCTCCCAGGGCGAGAAGGACGAGAAGGACAAGAAGGACGAGAGCGACGAGAAGGCCAAGGAGGTGGACGCATGA
- the nuoL gene encoding NADH-quinone oxidoreductase subunit L yields the protein MTNAENLIALLIGAPLLGAAVLLCGGRRLDRAGHWIGTALAGASFAIGAVLFLDMLGRSADERTLHQKLFSWIPVEGFQADVAFQLDQLSMTFVLLITGVGTLIHVYSIGYMEHDERRRRFFGYLNLFLAAMLLLVLADNYLLLYFGWEGVGLASYLLIGFWQHKPSAATAAKKAFLVNRVGDIGLSIAIMLMFTTFGTFAFGPVLGSVDETGEGRLTAIGLMLLLAACGKSAQVPLQSWLGDAMEGPTPVSALIHAATMVTAGVYLIVRSGAIFNAAPDAQLAVVVVGAVTLLFGAIVGCAKDDIKKALAGSTMSQIGYMILAAGLGPIGYVFAIMHLVTHGFFKAGLFLGAGSVMHGMNDEVDMRKYGGLRTYMPVTFITFGLGYLAIIGFPGLSGFFSKDKIIEAAFAKGGTEGWILGSVALLGAAITAFYMTRVMVLTFFGEKRWQPDARGELPHPHESPKSMTIPMVILAFGSVFAGGLFSIGDRFLTWLEPVTGAEHGHPPISAATVTASTVVALLIGVSIAWAMYGRRPVPVTPPRGSLLTRAARRDLLQDDFNHVVLVRGGEHLTRSLVYVDHTLVDGVVNGTAASVGGLSGRLRKLQNGYVRSYAVSMFGGTAVLIAATLLMRGV from the coding sequence GTGACGAACGCTGAGAATCTGATCGCGCTGCTGATCGGCGCGCCCCTGCTCGGAGCGGCGGTGCTGCTGTGCGGGGGGCGGCGGCTCGACCGCGCCGGCCACTGGATCGGCACCGCGCTGGCCGGTGCGTCCTTTGCCATCGGCGCGGTGCTCTTCCTCGACATGCTGGGCCGGAGCGCCGACGAACGGACCCTGCACCAGAAGCTGTTCAGCTGGATTCCGGTGGAGGGCTTCCAGGCGGATGTCGCCTTCCAGCTCGACCAGCTCTCGATGACCTTCGTCCTGCTGATCACCGGTGTGGGCACGCTGATCCATGTCTACTCGATCGGCTACATGGAGCACGACGAGCGGCGCCGCCGCTTCTTCGGCTATCTCAATCTCTTCCTCGCGGCGATGCTGCTGCTCGTCCTCGCCGACAACTATCTGCTGCTGTACTTCGGCTGGGAGGGCGTCGGCCTCGCCTCGTACCTGCTGATCGGCTTCTGGCAGCACAAGCCCAGCGCGGCGACGGCGGCGAAGAAGGCGTTCCTGGTCAACCGGGTCGGTGACATCGGCCTGTCGATCGCGATCATGCTGATGTTCACCACCTTCGGCACCTTCGCCTTCGGGCCGGTGCTCGGCTCGGTCGACGAGACCGGTGAGGGCAGGCTGACGGCGATCGGGCTGATGCTGCTGCTCGCCGCCTGCGGCAAGTCGGCGCAGGTGCCGCTCCAGTCCTGGCTGGGGGACGCGATGGAGGGCCCGACCCCGGTCTCGGCCCTGATCCACGCGGCCACCATGGTCACCGCGGGTGTCTATCTGATCGTCCGCTCCGGCGCGATCTTCAACGCGGCGCCGGACGCCCAGCTCGCGGTCGTCGTCGTCGGCGCGGTCACGCTGCTCTTCGGTGCGATCGTCGGTTGCGCCAAGGACGACATCAAGAAGGCGCTGGCCGGGTCCACGATGTCGCAGATCGGCTATATGATCCTCGCCGCCGGTCTGGGCCCCATCGGCTATGTCTTCGCCATCATGCACCTGGTGACGCACGGCTTCTTCAAGGCCGGGCTCTTCCTGGGCGCCGGTTCGGTCATGCACGGCATGAACGACGAGGTCGACATGCGGAAGTACGGCGGGCTGCGCACCTATATGCCCGTCACCTTCATCACCTTCGGGCTCGGCTATCTCGCCATCATCGGCTTCCCCGGGCTCTCCGGCTTCTTCTCCAAGGACAAGATCATCGAGGCGGCCTTCGCCAAGGGCGGCACCGAGGGCTGGATTCTGGGCTCGGTCGCCCTGCTGGGCGCCGCCATCACCGCGTTCTACATGACCCGGGTGATGGTGCTGACCTTCTTCGGCGAGAAGCGCTGGCAGCCGGACGCCCGGGGGGAGCTGCCGCATCCGCACGAGTCCCCGAAGTCGATGACCATTCCGATGGTGATCCTGGCCTTCGGCTCGGTCTTCGCGGGCGGTCTCTTCTCCATCGGCGACCGCTTCCTCACCTGGCTGGAGCCGGTCACCGGCGCGGAGCACGGCCATCCGCCGATCAGCGCCGCCACCGTCACGGCGTCCACCGTGGTCGCCCTGCTCATCGGGGTCTCCATCGCCTGGGCGATGTACGGGCGGCGGCCGGTGCCCGTCACCCCGCCGCGCGGCTCGCTGCTCACCCGGGCGGCCCGCCGCGATCTGCTCCAGGACGACTTCAACCATGTGGTCCTGGTCCGCGGCGGTGAGCATCTGACCCGCTCCCTGGTCTATGTGGACCACACCCTCGTCGACGGGGTGGTCAACGGTACGGCGGCGTCCGTCGGCGGTCTCTCCGGCCGGCTCCGCAAGCTCCAGAACGGCTACGTCCGCTCGTACGCCGTCTCCATGTTCGGAGGTACGGCGGTGCTGATCGCCGCGACCCTGCTGATGAGGGGTGTGTGA
- a CDS encoding NADH-quinone oxidoreductase subunit M, producing MSFPLLTATAAVPALGAIVTAAVPAARRTAAKWVALFFSLVTLGLAAGVFVRFDPGGDRYQLTESHAWIKDFGVRYELGVDGIGVALIALTALLIPFVILAGWNDADPQETGSTRWRPTQGFFALILMVEAMVILSFEATDVFLFYILFEAMLIPMYFLIGGFGDRAHAGTDRNAAAQRSYAAVKFLLYNLVGGLIMLAAVIGLYAVAGTFSLSEIAAARAGGQLELATHTERWLFLGFFFAFAVKAPLWPLHTWLPNAMGEATAPVAVLITAVVDKVGTFAMLRFCLQLFPEASAWATPVILVLALVSIVYGALLAVGQRDIKRLIAYASISHFGFIVLGIFAMTSQGQSGATLYMVNHGISTAALMLVAGFLISRRGSRLIADYGGVQKVAPVLAGTFLIGGLATLSLPGLAPFVSEFLVLVGTFARYPVAGIVATSGIVLAALYTLVLYQRTMTGPVKDEVAKMPDLRARELAVVAPLIALLILLGVFPKPLTEIVDPAVEHTLSDVQKTDPRPDVEAAK from the coding sequence ATGTCCTTTCCGCTCCTCACCGCGACGGCGGCGGTTCCGGCGCTCGGTGCGATCGTCACCGCCGCCGTGCCCGCCGCCCGGCGGACGGCGGCCAAATGGGTGGCGCTGTTCTTCTCACTGGTCACCCTGGGGCTCGCCGCGGGCGTCTTCGTCCGCTTCGACCCCGGCGGCGACCGCTACCAGCTCACCGAGTCGCACGCCTGGATCAAGGACTTCGGCGTCCGCTACGAGCTGGGCGTCGACGGCATCGGGGTGGCGCTGATCGCGCTCACCGCGCTGCTGATCCCGTTCGTGATCCTCGCCGGGTGGAACGACGCCGACCCCCAGGAGACCGGCTCCACCCGCTGGCGGCCCACCCAGGGCTTCTTCGCCCTGATCCTGATGGTCGAGGCGATGGTGATCCTCTCCTTCGAGGCCACCGACGTCTTCCTCTTCTACATCCTGTTCGAAGCCATGCTGATCCCGATGTACTTCCTCATCGGCGGCTTCGGCGACCGCGCCCACGCGGGCACGGACCGCAACGCGGCGGCGCAGCGCTCCTACGCGGCCGTCAAGTTCCTGCTGTACAACCTGGTCGGCGGGCTGATCATGCTGGCCGCCGTCATCGGGCTCTACGCGGTCGCGGGCACCTTCTCGCTCTCCGAGATCGCCGCCGCCCGGGCGGGCGGACAACTGGAGCTGGCCACCCATACCGAGCGCTGGCTCTTCCTCGGCTTCTTCTTCGCCTTCGCGGTCAAGGCGCCGCTGTGGCCGCTGCACACCTGGCTGCCCAACGCCATGGGCGAGGCGACCGCCCCGGTCGCGGTGCTCATCACGGCGGTGGTCGACAAGGTGGGCACCTTCGCGATGCTCCGCTTCTGCCTCCAGCTCTTCCCGGAGGCGTCCGCCTGGGCCACCCCGGTGATCCTGGTGCTGGCGCTGGTCAGCATCGTCTACGGTGCCCTGCTCGCGGTCGGCCAGCGGGACATCAAGCGGCTGATCGCCTATGCCTCGATCTCCCACTTCGGCTTCATCGTCCTCGGCATCTTCGCGATGACCTCCCAGGGGCAGTCGGGCGCCACGCTCTACATGGTCAACCACGGGATCTCGACCGCCGCCCTGATGCTGGTGGCCGGGTTCCTCATCTCCCGGCGCGGCTCGCGGCTCATCGCGGACTACGGCGGGGTGCAGAAGGTCGCCCCCGTGCTCGCGGGCACCTTCCTCATCGGCGGTCTGGCCACCCTCTCGCTGCCCGGGCTCGCGCCCTTCGTCAGTGAGTTCCTGGTCCTCGTGGGCACCTTCGCCCGCTACCCGGTCGCGGGGATCGTCGCCACCTCCGGCATCGTGCTCGCCGCGCTCTACACCCTCGTCCTCTACCAGCGGACCATGACCGGCCCGGTCAAGGACGAGGTGGCGAAGATGCCCGACCTCAGGGCGCGGGAACTGGCGGTCGTGGCACCGCTGATCGCGCTGCTGATCCTCCTCGGCGTCTTCCCCAAGCCGCTGACGGAGATCGTCGACCCGGCGGTGGAGCACACCCTGTCGGACGTCCAGAAGACTGACCCCCGGCCCGATGTGGAGGCGGCCAAGTGA
- the nuoK gene encoding NADH-quinone oxidoreductase subunit NuoK, with protein sequence MNPANYLYLAALLFTIGAAGVLIRRNAIVVFMCIELMLNACNLALVAFSRMHGNLDGQIIAFFTMVVAAAEVVVGLAIIVSLFRSRHSASVDDASLMKL encoded by the coding sequence GTGAATCCGGCCAACTACCTCTATCTGGCTGCGCTGCTGTTCACGATCGGTGCGGCCGGAGTGCTGATCCGGCGGAACGCCATCGTGGTCTTCATGTGCATCGAGCTGATGCTCAACGCCTGCAATCTCGCGCTCGTCGCCTTCTCCCGGATGCACGGCAATCTCGACGGCCAGATCATCGCCTTCTTCACGATGGTCGTCGCCGCCGCCGAGGTCGTGGTGGGACTCGCGATCATCGTGTCCCTGTTCCGTTCCCGCCACTCGGCCTCGGTCGACGACGCCAGCCTGATGAAGCTGTGA
- a CDS encoding NADH-quinone oxidoreductase subunit J — translation MTGPIPLGTLAASTTSTGEAVQFWVLGTVAVLGALCTILMKRAVHSALCLAGTMVVLAVFYLANGAYFLGVVQIVVYTGAIMMLFLFVVMLVGVTAADSLKETLKGQRWLAALCGLGFGVLLVAGLGNASLNEFNGLGAANSEHGGNVEGLAALIFTKYVFAFEITGALLITATVGAMVLTHRERTEQARTQREQAEERVRAGVQLPPLPAPGVYARHNAVDIAGLLPDGTPSELTVSRTLRERGQIRDVSTQALDDLKALEQRSEERLGRGGHGPDAPGPAGDGPDDRTRNTDDRDRDGEEAHR, via the coding sequence ATGACCGGCCCGATCCCGCTGGGCACCCTGGCCGCGTCCACCACGTCCACCGGTGAGGCCGTGCAGTTCTGGGTGCTCGGGACCGTCGCCGTGCTGGGCGCGCTCTGTACGATCCTGATGAAACGGGCCGTGCACAGCGCCCTCTGCCTCGCCGGGACCATGGTGGTCCTGGCGGTCTTCTACCTCGCCAACGGGGCCTACTTCCTGGGCGTGGTGCAGATCGTCGTCTACACCGGCGCGATCATGATGCTCTTCCTCTTCGTGGTCATGCTCGTCGGCGTCACCGCCGCCGACTCCCTGAAGGAGACGCTGAAGGGCCAGCGCTGGCTGGCCGCCCTCTGCGGGCTCGGCTTCGGGGTGCTCCTGGTCGCCGGTCTCGGCAACGCCTCGCTGAACGAGTTCAACGGACTCGGCGCGGCCAACAGCGAGCACGGCGGCAATGTGGAGGGCCTGGCCGCCCTCATCTTCACCAAGTACGTGTTCGCCTTCGAGATCACCGGCGCGCTGCTGATCACTGCGACGGTGGGCGCGATGGTGCTCACCCACCGCGAGCGCACCGAGCAGGCCAGGACCCAGCGCGAGCAGGCCGAAGAGCGGGTGCGCGCGGGCGTTCAGCTCCCGCCGCTGCCCGCGCCCGGCGTCTACGCCCGGCACAACGCCGTCGATATCGCGGGTCTGCTGCCCGACGGCACCCCGTCCGAGCTGACCGTCAGCCGGACCCTGCGCGAACGCGGCCAGATCCGCGATGTGTCCACGCAGGCGCTGGACGACCTCAAGGCGCTGGAGCAGCGCTCCGAGGAGCGGCTGGGACGCGGGGGCCACGGCCCCGACGCCCCCGGACCCGCAGGTGATGGACCCGATGACCGTACCCGGAACACCGATGACCGGGACCGGGACGGAGAGGAGGCTCATCGGTGA